One segment of Ziziphus jujuba cultivar Dongzao chromosome 12, ASM3175591v1 DNA contains the following:
- the LOC107413340 gene encoding fructose-bisphosphate aldolase 3, chloroplastic has product MACASFANLNASSSQWIGRQSFTQRNGSSKCLATRRVSLPIRASAYTDELIQTAKTIASPGRGILAIDESNATCGKRLASIGLDNTEPNRQAYRQLLLTTPGLGEYISGAILFEETLYQSTTDGKKFVDCLRHQNIVPGIKVDKGLVPLPGSNNESWCQGLDGLASRSAEYYKQGARFAKWRTVVSIPSGPSALAVKEAAWGLARYAAISQDNGLVPIVEPEILLDGEHPIERTLEVAEKVWAEVFFYLAENNVTFEGILLKPSMVTPGAEHKEKASPETIAKYTLTMLKRRVPPAVPGIMFLSGGQSEVEATLNLNAMNQSPNPWHVSFSYARALQNTVLKTWQGQPENVEAAQKALLVRAKANSLAQLGKYSAEGESEEAKKGMFVKGYTY; this is encoded by the exons ATGGCCTGTGCGAGTTTCGCAAATCTCAACGCGTCGTCTTCGCAGTGGATCGGACGGCAATCCTTCACTCAGCGCAACGGATCGTCCAAATGCCTCGCTACTCGCCGAGTCTCCCTCCCGATCCGCGCCAGTGCTTACACCGACGAACTCATCCAGACGGCT AAAACTATTGCATCTCCTGGTCGTGGTATCCTTGCCATTGATGAGTCCAATGCAACCTGTGGCAAGAGACTAGCATCCATAGGCTTGGACAATACTGAGCCCAACCGTCAAGCTTATAGACAACTTTTGCTAACCACGCCTGGCCTCGGTGAATACATTTCTGGTGCCATTCTTTTTGAGGAAACACTTTACCAGTCAACAACTGACGGAAAGAAGTTTGTAGACTGTTTGCGTCATCAGAACATTGTGCCTGGCATCAAAGTTGATAAG GGTTTGGTTCCACTACCTGGGTCAAACAATGAATCTTGGTGTCAAGGTTTGGATGGTCTGGCTTCGAGGTCTGCTGAGTACTACAAACAAGGTGCTCGTTTTGCTAAATG GCGAACAGTTGTAAGCATTCCTAGTGGTCCTTCGGCTCTGGCTGTTAAGGAAGCTGCTTGGGGACTTGCACGTTATGCTGCCATTTCTCAg GACAATGGTCTTGTGCCCATTGTGGAGCCTGAGATTCTTCTTGATGGGGAACATCCAATTGAGAGGACGCTTGAAGTTGCAGAAAAGGTCTGGGCTGAAGTCTTCTTCTACTTGGCTGAAAACAATGTGACATTTGAAGGAATCCTTCTTAAGCCTAGCATGGTCACTCCTGGCGCAGAGCACAAGGAGAAGGCTTCTCCAGAAACCATCGCCAAGTATACACTCACAATGCTTAAAAGGAGAGTTCCTCCTGCAGTTCCAGGAATCATG TTTTTGTCCGGAGGCCAGTCTGAAGTGGAGGCTACACTCAACCTGAATGCAATGAACCAAAGCCCTAACCCATGGCATGTTTCCTTCTCATATGCCCGTGCCCTGCAGAACACTGTGCTCAAGACATGGCAAGGACAACCTGAGAATGTGGAAGCCGCACAAAAGGCATTGTTGGTTCGAGCAAAGGCAAACTCACTGGCTCAGCTGGGGAAATACTCTGCAGAAGGTGAAAGTGAGGAAGCCAAGAAAGGAATGTTTGTCAAGGGTTATACCTACTAA
- the LOC107413310 gene encoding DExH-box ATP-dependent RNA helicase DExH5, mitochondrial, whose product MKDRPPPSYGAVYVPPHHRLRSVITSPNYTSSAALVDSRLRENHHQSAVLNPRSSSVHLSNLKNQQEEQFQKQTFHYNSAYDDGLSEEGSDREFDSSSHPGASPSDNINDWKRKLTLLLRDKEKQELVSREKKDRRDFEEIAVLASRMGLYSHLYVKVAVFSKVPLPNYRFDLDDRRPQREVILPLGLLRRIESYLGEFLSQKSRTKGSFSDVSFSRSSSNCSIATDEGLFEVPEPLASSKVVMDKILWRRSLQLQDQQQAWQESPEGRKMLEFRRSLPAYKEKDAVLAAISQNQVVIISGETGCGKTTQIPQFILESEIESVCGAACSIICTQPRRISAMSVSERIASERGEKLGESVGYKVRLEGIKGRDTHLLFCTTGILLRRLLVDRNLKGVTHVIVDEIHERGMNEDFLLIVLKELLPRRPELRLILMSATLDAELFASYFGRAQIIHIPGFTYPVQTHFLEDILEMTGYRLTPYNQIDDYGQEKMWKMSKQAPRKRKSQIASVVEDALKAADLKFYSHRTWESLSCWNPDCIGFNLIEFLLCNICEKERPGAILVFMTGWDDISSLKDKLQAHPILGDPSRVLLLACHGSMASSEQRLIFDEPEDGVRKIVLATNIAETSITINDVVFVLDCGKAKETSYDALNNTPCLLPSWISKVSAQQRRGRAGRVQPGECYHLYPRCVYDAFAEYQLPEILRTPLQSLCLQIKSLKLGSISEFLSKALQSPELLAVQNAIEYLKIIGALDENENLTVLGRYLTMLPVEPKLGKMLLLGAILNCLDPILTVVSGLSVRDPFLTPFDKKDLAETAKSQFSRDYSDHLALIRAYEGWVDAERDYAGYDYCWMNFLSAQSMKAIDSLRKEFFSLLKDAGLIDANDTSYNTWSYDEHLIRAVICYGLYPGICSIVHTEKSFSLKTMEDGPVLLYSNSVSAREAKIPYPWLVFNEKIKVNSVFLRDSTAVSDSVLLLFGGSMSRGDIDGHIKMLGGYLEFFMKPAVADMYECLRRELDDLIQIKLLNPKLSIYNYHELLSAVRLLISEDHCEGRFVFGRQILKPSKPSAISAQPALASRTESGPGGDNSKSQLQTLLTRAGHAAPTYKTKQLKNNQFRATVEFNGMQIMGQPCNNKKSAEKDAAAEALQWLMGETQTGHEYVNHMSMLLKKSKKDHN is encoded by the exons ATGAAGGATCGGCCTCCTCCTTCATACGGCGCAGTTTACGTCCCTCCTCACCATCGCCTCCGCTCCGTCATCACATCCCCTAATTATACTTCCTCTGCTGCTTTGGTTGACTCCAGGCTCCGAGAGAATCATCATCAGAGTGCGGTTTTAAACCCTAGAAGTAGTAGTGTTCACCTTTCGAACCTCAAGAATCAGCAGGAGGAACAGTTCCAGAAGCAAACTTTTCACTACAATTCTGCTTATGACGATGGGCTTTCTGAGGAAGGATCTGATCGTGAATTTGATTCGTCCTCTCATCCT GGTGCTTCCCCTTCTGATAACATCAATGACTGGAAAAGAAAGTTAACCTTGCTTTTACGAGACAAAGAGAAACAAGAGTTGGTTTCCAGGGAGAAAAAGGACAGGCGTGATTTTGAGGAAATAGCTGTTTTAGCTAGCAGGATGGGGCTTTATAG CCATCTCTATGTAAAAGTTGCTGTCTTTAGTAAAGTCCCACTGCCAAACTACAGATTTGATCTTGATGATAGGCGCCCGCAGAGAGAG GTCATCTTGCCTCTTGGATTGCTGAGGAGGATTGAGTCCTATCTTGGGGAGTTCCTATCTCAAAAGTCTAGGACTAAGGGAAGCTTTTCAGATGTGTCCTTTTCTAGATCGAGCAGTAATTGTAGTATAGCCACTGATGAAGGTCTTTTTGAGGTACCTGAGCCTCTGGCTTCCAGTAAGGTTGTGATGGACAAAATTCTTTGGCGAAGAAGCTTGCAACTGCAGGATCAGCAACAAGCTTGGCAG GAATCTCCTGAAGGTAGGAAAATGCTGGAATTTCGTAGAAGTCTTCCTGCTTATAAAGAGAAGGATGCAGTATTGGCCGCCATTTCACAGAATCAG GTTGTTATCATTTCAGGTGAAACTGGCTGTGGAAAGACCAcacaaattccacaattcatttTAGAATCTGAGATAGAATCTGTCTGTGGAGCTGCTTGTAGTATTATATGTACACAGCCTAGACGAATTTCTGCCATGTCCGTATCTGAAAGAATTGCTTCTGAGAGGGGAGAGAAATTGGGTGAATCA GTTGGGTATAAAGTACGGTTAGAAGGTATAAAAGGAAGGGATACTCACCTTCTCTTTTGCACCACTGGCATCTTGTTGAGAAGATTGCTTGTTGACAGAAACTTGAAAGGGGTAACTCATGTTATTGTAGATGAGATCCATGAACGTGGAATGAATGAAG ATTTTCTGCTAATTGTTCTAAAGGAGCTTCTTCCTCGTCGACCAGAACTAAGACTGATTCTGATGAGTGCCACCCTGGATGCAGAATTGTTTGCATCCTATTTTGGTAGGGCACAGATAATTCACATTCCG GGATTTACATATCCAGTTCAAACTCATTTTCTGGAGGACATTCTGGAAATGACGGGTTACAGGTTAACACCATACAACCAAATTGATGATTATGGTCAAGAAAAGATGTGGAAAATGAGCAAACAAGCACCAAGAAAGAGGAAAAGCCAGATTGCTTCTGTTGTGGAG GATGCTTTAAAAGCTgctgatttaaaattttatagccACCGGACTTGGGAATCTCTTTCATGCTGGAATCCTGATTGCATTGGTTTTAATCTCATAGAGTTTTTATTATGCAATATCTGTGAGAAAGAAAGACCAGGTGCTATTCTGGTTTTTATGACGGGGTGGGATGACATAAGTTCTCTAAAGGATAAGCTTCAAGCTCATCCTATTTTAGGCGATCCTAGCCGAGTCTTGTTGCTAGCATGCCATGGTTCAATGGCCAGTTCTGAGCAg AGGTTAATATTTGATGAGCCTGAAGATGGAGTGAGGAAAATAGTACTAGCAACTAACATTGCTGAGACAAGTATCACAATAAATGATGTTGTTTTTGTTCTTGATTGCGGAAAGGCAAAAGAGACATCTTATGATGCACTGAATAACACTCCATGTTTGCTTCCATCATGGATATCCAAGGTTTCTGCTCAACAA AGAAGAGGAAGGGCTGGCCGTGTTCAGCCTGGAGAATGTTACCATCTCTATCCTAGATGTGTATATGATGCTTTTGCTGAGTATCAATTGCCTGAAATTTTGAGGACGCCTTTGCAGTCTCTTTGTCtgcaaataaaaagtttaaagcTTGGAAGTATTTCTGAGTTCCTGTCTAAGGCTTTGCAATCGCCAGAGTTGTTAGCG GTGCAAAATgctattgaatatttgaaaatcatcgGGGCCTTGGATGAGAATGAAAATCTGACTGTTTTAG GACGCTATCTAACTATGCTTCCAGTGGAGCCAAAGCTTGGAAAGATGCTCCTGTTGGGTGCCATCTTAAATTGCCTTGACCCCATTTTGACTGTTGTTTCTGGCCTTAGTGTCAGAGATCCTTTCTTAACTCCGTTTGACAAGAAGGAT CTTGCAGAGACTGCAAAATCTCAGTTTTCCCGTGACTACAGTGATCACCTTGCACTTATCAGGGCCTATGAGGGATGGGTAGATGCTGAAAGAGACTATGCTGGTTACGATTACTGCTGGATGAATTTTCTTTCTGCCCAATCAATGAAAGCAATTGATTCTCTTAGGAAGGAGTTCTTCTCTTTGCTGAAAGATGCCGGTTTGATTGATGCCAACGACACCAGCTACAACACTTGGAGCTATGATGAGCATCTCATCCGAGCAGTTATTTGCTATGGTCTATATCCTGGAATTTGCTCCATTGTG CATACTGAGAAGTCATTTTCATTAAAAACAATGGAGGATGGCCCAGTGCTGCTATACTCG AACTCAGTCAGTGCTCGGGAAGCCAAAATTCCATATCCATGGCTAGTTTTCAATGAGAAGATAAAAGTGAACTCTGTCTTCCTCCGAGATTCAACTGCTGTGTCTGATTCGGTGCTGCTTCTCTTTGGTGGAAGCATGTCAAGGGGGGATATT GATGGACACATAAAGATGTTGGGAGGATATTTGGAATTCTTCATGAAACCTGCTGTCGCCGATATGTACGAATGTTTACGGAGAGAACTTGATGATCTAATTCAGATCAAA CTATTGAATCCCAAGTTGAGCATATACAACTATCATGAGCTCTTATCTGCAGTGCGATTGCTAATCTCAGAGGATCATTGCGAAGGAAGATTTGTGTTTGGCCGCCAGATCCTCAAGCCATCAAAGCCATCTGCTATTAGTGCACAACCAGCATTGGCTTCAAGAACTGAAAGTGGACCTGGGGGGGATAATTCTAAGAGTCAACTCCAGACGTTGCTTACCAGGGCAGGACATGCTGCACCCACCTACAAGACTAAGCAACTGAAGAACAACCAGTTCCGAGCGACCGTGGAGTTCAACGGAATGCAAATAATGGGTCAACCATGTAATAACAAGAAGAGTGCAGAAAAAGATGCGGCAGCCGAAGCTCTTCAGTGGCTGATGGGAGAAACCCAGACAGGCCATGAGTACGTCAATCACATGTCAATGTTGCTGAAGAAAAGCAAGAAGGATCATAATTGA